The Marinobacter qingdaonensis genome includes a region encoding these proteins:
- a CDS encoding carboxy terminal-processing peptidase produces MTIAERIVARHLPQQGFKTGLCKAMTMALLVATPFGLQAKVDDSLTYEPVAPTIDQARANILIARQLQFTHFRELGISDELSGDVFDAYLEYLDGQKIYLTQQDLNQFQRVRMQLGAALKTGQLQPGFDIYNLTQQRIIERLKFALGLIDQGIDQLDFSTKESMLLDRSDANWEPNQKALDALWIKRVKNAVLAQRLNGTDDDTITENLRRRFEGQLKRAYQARSEDAFQAYMNAFTGMWDPHTSYFSPRTSENFNINMSLSLEGIGAVLQSDNEYTKVVRLVPGGPASKQGQLQPADRIVSVAQGDEKPVNVIGWRLDEVVDLIRGPRNSVVTLEVIPANASDETITKAIAIKRDEVKLEEQSASKDVIELQRGDTDYTVGVITIPTFYADFQAMQAGDPNYKSTTRDVRNLIKELEADGVDGLVVDLRNNGGGALHEANDLVGLFIDKGPTVQIRNANNDVQVLKDEDPSVAYDGPLVVLTNRMSASASEIFAGAIQDYGRGLVVGSQTFGKGTVQAVRPLNHGQLKITQSKFYRVSGGSTQHKGVIPDIEIPSRIDKSRIGEDALDHALPWDQIEAVPHNRYFDFSGIIDELRQRHEERFSTSPEFSLLQQEIDFLQAQREMDSVSLNFEARKTQHEQIERTRLSIANARRELRGEEPFATLEDLEDWQDQQAADLNTTDDELDFVIREGGHIMADMLELDRRMVSIVAPKQYTAKASAQ; encoded by the coding sequence ATGACCATCGCGGAAAGAATCGTCGCCCGTCACCTCCCCCAACAAGGTTTTAAAACCGGGCTTTGCAAGGCCATGACCATGGCCCTGCTGGTAGCCACCCCATTCGGCCTGCAGGCCAAGGTGGACGATTCCCTCACCTACGAGCCGGTCGCGCCCACCATCGACCAGGCCCGCGCCAACATCCTGATCGCCCGCCAGCTGCAATTTACCCATTTCCGGGAGCTGGGCATCAGCGATGAGCTGTCCGGTGACGTCTTCGATGCCTACCTTGAGTACCTGGACGGCCAGAAAATCTACCTGACCCAGCAGGATCTGAACCAGTTCCAGCGGGTTCGCATGCAGCTGGGCGCCGCCCTGAAAACCGGCCAGCTCCAGCCCGGTTTCGATATCTACAACCTGACCCAGCAACGCATCATCGAACGCCTGAAGTTTGCCCTGGGCCTGATTGACCAGGGCATCGACCAGCTCGACTTCAGTACCAAGGAAAGCATGTTGCTGGACCGGTCCGATGCCAACTGGGAGCCCAACCAGAAGGCCCTGGACGCGCTCTGGATCAAGCGGGTTAAGAACGCGGTCTTGGCCCAGCGCCTGAACGGCACCGACGATGACACCATCACCGAGAACCTGCGCCGGCGCTTTGAGGGGCAGTTGAAGCGGGCATACCAGGCGCGCAGTGAGGACGCATTCCAGGCGTACATGAACGCCTTCACCGGCATGTGGGACCCCCACACCTCCTATTTTTCGCCGCGCACGTCGGAGAACTTCAACATCAACATGAGCCTGTCCCTGGAAGGCATAGGTGCGGTGCTCCAGTCCGACAACGAGTACACCAAGGTGGTGCGCCTGGTGCCCGGTGGGCCGGCGTCCAAGCAGGGCCAGCTGCAACCCGCTGACCGTATCGTGTCGGTCGCCCAGGGCGACGAAAAGCCGGTCAACGTCATCGGCTGGCGCCTGGACGAGGTGGTCGACCTGATCCGTGGCCCGCGCAACTCCGTGGTCACCCTGGAAGTGATTCCCGCCAACGCCAGTGACGAAACCATCACCAAAGCCATCGCCATCAAGCGGGACGAGGTCAAGCTGGAAGAGCAGAGCGCCAGCAAGGACGTGATTGAGCTGCAGCGCGGCGACACCGACTACACCGTGGGTGTGATCACCATCCCCACCTTCTACGCCGACTTCCAGGCCATGCAGGCCGGCGACCCGAACTACAAGAGCACCACCCGGGACGTGCGCAACCTGATCAAGGAACTCGAAGCCGACGGCGTCGATGGCCTGGTGGTGGACCTGCGCAACAACGGCGGTGGCGCCCTGCACGAGGCCAACGACCTGGTCGGTCTGTTCATCGACAAGGGGCCGACGGTCCAGATCCGCAACGCCAACAACGACGTCCAGGTGCTGAAGGACGAAGACCCGTCGGTGGCCTACGACGGCCCGCTGGTGGTGCTGACCAACCGGATGAGCGCGTCTGCGTCGGAAATTTTTGCCGGCGCCATCCAGGACTACGGCCGCGGTCTGGTAGTCGGGTCCCAGACCTTCGGCAAAGGCACCGTGCAGGCGGTCCGACCGCTCAACCACGGCCAGCTCAAGATCACCCAATCGAAGTTTTACCGGGTCTCCGGTGGCTCGACCCAGCACAAGGGGGTGATCCCGGACATCGAGATCCCGTCGCGCATCGACAAGAGCCGCATCGGTGAGGACGCCCTGGACCACGCCCTGCCCTGGGACCAGATCGAAGCGGTTCCGCACAATCGTTACTTCGATTTCAGCGGCATCATCGACGAGCTGCGCCAGCGCCACGAGGAGCGGTTCTCCACCAGCCCCGAGTTCAGTCTGCTGCAGCAGGAAATCGACTTCCTGCAGGCCCAGCGTGAAATGGATTCGGTCAGCCTCAACTTCGAAGCGCGGAAAACCCAGCACGAGCAGATCGAGCGTACCCGCCTGAGCATCGCCAACGCCCGTCGGGAACTGCGAGGCGAGGAACCCTTCGCGACCCTGGAAGACCTGGAGGACTGGCAGGACCAGCAGGCGGCGGATCTGAACACCACCGATGACGAGCTGGATTTCGTGATTCGCGAGGGCGGCCACATCATGGCCGACATGCTCGAACTGGATCGGCGCATGGTGTCCATCGTGGCGCCCAAGCAGTACACCGCCAAAGCCTCAGCCCAGTAA
- a CDS encoding DUF349 domain-containing protein: MPAFIQKLFKPRKATETARKQQTAAPSPDVPEDDTRDTLRESQRATLDGAPEQAQLAELATAGVTADIRLQAARGLTDADYLHRVQKAAKGRDKTVYQTVRQALQSLREEQARFESLSNTIATLITNANDQARSEDTKLFEARLNALTQQWSRVEAHATAEQAQQFLEAVHHCNERLKAIQSAQEEEARHQEQAVQRQETLALLATTLDDLKAEVPESLPSLASLDALQKTQENRWLEATRDTSVDKSQQKTYEASMQALRTYIAAIRRASQAKDAIAALTDGAGEAADDDSDDQRQQARDLLADIDWPNDFPMPTLLEPVRRLAGKRQPAPPVSTENREQQQVMAAQLKESLSQLETALEAKQLKESRQFLKTAQQQLKSLDQRYGKPFQARLQLLAGQTRELSDWLGFATEPKQIALCEQMEYLAEQPMEPEAKAERIKDLQNEWRDLGGSSDRTLWSRFKAASDKAYEPCKDYFAAKSGLKQANLAKREAICRDLQAFLDQADWASIDWKAAEKIHQTARQEWKAAWPVEFRENRTVQKRFDELLKRLEAPLDQERQKNESQKQAIVERANELINHEPLQEAMNEAKRLQADWKAIGITRHREDRKLWQAFRKACDQIFARRDAQRNEQQQATQAADSAAKALLEAVQILDSSSDATALSDALDRLGSQQAPALSPAIRERIQGEKQRLKKAQANQRLAASVGYWQSLVTARVNGGADASEIPQHWPELAADQREVDHGDLVIRAEILGGIASPEADQKRRMEIQVQRLAEGMGSSEQTGDQSRELEKLVASWCLGRSGQSPDAALARRLNDALAALTAD, from the coding sequence ATGCCTGCATTCATCCAGAAACTGTTCAAGCCCCGCAAAGCAACGGAAACGGCTCGCAAGCAACAGACCGCGGCTCCGTCTCCGGACGTCCCCGAGGACGATACCCGCGACACCCTCCGGGAATCACAGCGGGCAACTCTGGATGGCGCTCCCGAGCAGGCACAACTGGCCGAGCTGGCCACCGCAGGGGTGACCGCGGACATTCGCCTGCAGGCGGCGCGCGGACTGACCGACGCCGACTATCTGCACCGGGTGCAGAAAGCGGCCAAAGGCCGAGACAAAACCGTGTACCAGACCGTTCGGCAGGCCCTGCAGAGTCTGCGCGAGGAACAGGCCCGATTCGAATCCCTGTCCAACACCATCGCCACCCTGATCACCAACGCCAATGACCAGGCCCGCAGCGAGGATACCAAACTCTTCGAAGCGCGCTTGAACGCACTGACCCAACAGTGGTCCCGGGTCGAGGCCCATGCCACGGCCGAACAGGCCCAGCAATTCCTGGAAGCCGTCCATCACTGCAACGAGCGCCTGAAGGCCATCCAGTCAGCCCAGGAAGAGGAAGCCCGGCACCAGGAACAGGCGGTGCAGCGTCAGGAAACCCTGGCCCTGCTGGCTACCACGCTCGACGACCTGAAAGCCGAAGTCCCAGAGTCCCTGCCCTCGCTGGCATCGCTCGACGCCCTGCAAAAGACCCAGGAAAACCGGTGGCTGGAAGCCACCCGTGACACCAGCGTCGATAAATCACAGCAGAAAACCTACGAAGCCTCCATGCAGGCGCTGCGCACCTACATTGCGGCCATTCGTCGGGCCAGCCAGGCCAAGGACGCCATCGCGGCGCTGACCGACGGCGCCGGTGAAGCCGCTGACGACGATTCCGACGACCAGCGCCAACAGGCCCGCGACCTGCTGGCTGACATCGACTGGCCGAACGATTTTCCAATGCCAACCCTGCTGGAGCCGGTGCGCCGGCTCGCCGGCAAACGCCAACCGGCGCCACCGGTCAGCACCGAGAACCGGGAACAGCAGCAAGTCATGGCGGCGCAGCTGAAGGAGTCCCTGAGCCAGCTTGAGACCGCCCTGGAAGCGAAACAGCTGAAAGAGTCCCGACAATTCCTGAAAACCGCCCAGCAGCAGCTGAAGTCGCTCGACCAGCGTTATGGCAAGCCGTTCCAGGCCCGCCTGCAACTGCTGGCTGGCCAGACCCGCGAGTTGAGCGACTGGCTCGGCTTTGCCACCGAACCCAAGCAGATCGCGCTGTGCGAACAGATGGAATACCTGGCCGAGCAACCCATGGAACCGGAAGCCAAGGCCGAGCGCATCAAAGACCTGCAGAACGAGTGGCGGGACCTGGGCGGCTCTTCCGACCGGACCCTGTGGAGCCGCTTCAAGGCGGCCTCGGACAAGGCCTACGAACCCTGCAAGGATTACTTCGCAGCCAAGTCCGGGCTGAAGCAGGCCAACCTGGCCAAGCGCGAAGCCATCTGTCGGGATCTGCAAGCTTTCCTCGACCAGGCCGACTGGGCCAGCATTGACTGGAAGGCGGCCGAGAAAATACACCAGACCGCCCGGCAGGAATGGAAGGCCGCCTGGCCGGTAGAATTCCGGGAAAATCGAACCGTGCAAAAGCGGTTCGATGAGCTGCTCAAGCGGCTGGAAGCGCCCCTGGACCAGGAGCGTCAGAAAAACGAAAGCCAGAAGCAGGCCATCGTCGAGCGCGCCAACGAACTGATCAACCACGAGCCCCTGCAGGAGGCCATGAACGAAGCCAAGCGCCTGCAGGCCGACTGGAAAGCCATTGGCATTACCCGCCACCGAGAGGATCGCAAACTCTGGCAGGCCTTCCGCAAGGCCTGTGACCAGATCTTTGCCCGCCGGGATGCCCAGCGCAATGAACAGCAGCAGGCCACCCAGGCGGCCGATTCGGCGGCCAAGGCGCTGCTGGAAGCCGTGCAGATCCTGGACAGCAGCAGTGATGCCACAGCCCTCTCGGACGCCCTTGACCGGCTGGGTAGCCAGCAGGCTCCGGCCCTGTCCCCGGCGATTCGGGAGCGCATCCAGGGTGAGAAGCAGCGCCTGAAAAAAGCCCAGGCCAACCAGCGCCTGGCGGCCAGTGTCGGCTACTGGCAATCCCTGGTCACCGCCCGGGTCAACGGCGGTGCCGACGCGTCCGAGATCCCCCAGCACTGGCCGGAACTGGCGGCGGACCAGAGAGAGGTCGACCACGGCGACCTGGTGATTCGCGCCGAGATCCTCGGAGGCATCGCCTCGCCGGAGGCGGATCAGAAACGCCGCATGGAAATCCAGGTCCAGCGCCTGGCCGAAGGCATGGGCTCATCGGAGCAGACTGGCGATCAGAGCCGGGAGCTGGAGAAACTGGTGGCAAGCTGGTGTCTGGGTCGGTCCGGACAGTCACCGGATGCGGCTCTGGCCAGGCGTCTGAATGACGCCCTGGCGGCGCTGACTGCCGACTGA
- a CDS encoding 3-hydroxyacyl-CoA dehydrogenase NAD-binding domain-containing protein encodes MSAIRYDLGSDQTLTLTIDMPGQSANTMDAAFRDALGETVARVKADLADLRGIIITSAKKTFFAGGDLNELHKVTREDAEAFETMVNGLKADMRFLETSGKPVVAAINGSALGGGLEIALACHHRVVLNSDAIQLGLPEVTLGLLPGGGGTQRLPRMIGLEAAFPFLMEGKKVAPAAALKAGLVDELADDTDDMLAKARAFIDANPQCQQPWDKKGFKLPGGAPHHPAMAQKLAIAPAMLKQKTRGCYPAPERILSAAVEGAQVDFDSGSLIETRYFAELVIGQVAKNMTGTFWFQLNAIKAGGSRPSGVERARFAKVGVLGAGMMGAGIAYSTAVKGIDVVLKDVSVDNAEKGKAYSDKLLAKKVSRGRLTEAQKAEILDRIKTTDSADDLAGCDLVIEAVFEDSGLKAKVTQEAEPQLAANGIFASNTSTIPITQLAEASAKPDNFIGLHFFSPVDKMQLVEIIVGAQTSDDTLARAFDYVQQIGKIPIVVNDSRGFFTSRVFGTFVNEGVAMLAEGIAPASIENAGVLSGMPVGPLAISDEVSLTLMQHIRAQSKKDTEAAGGTWVPHPAEAIIDQMVDQQGRKGKAAGAGFYEYPDNGKKYLWPELDRLFVDADKARSIALQELKDRILFVQAIETVRCLEEGVLRTVEDANIGSIFGIGFAPWTGGAIQFINQYGVRAFTERAKELAAAYGERFTPPKLLLEKAETNSVFA; translated from the coding sequence ATGAGCGCAATCCGATACGACCTGGGTTCAGACCAGACCCTAACCCTCACCATCGACATGCCGGGCCAGTCCGCCAACACCATGGACGCCGCCTTCCGGGACGCCCTGGGCGAAACCGTGGCCCGGGTCAAAGCTGACCTGGCGGACCTTCGCGGCATCATCATTACCTCGGCCAAGAAAACCTTCTTCGCCGGCGGCGACCTCAACGAGTTGCACAAGGTGACCCGGGAGGATGCCGAAGCCTTTGAAACCATGGTCAACGGCCTCAAAGCCGACATGCGTTTCCTGGAGACCAGCGGCAAACCGGTGGTGGCCGCCATCAATGGCAGCGCTCTGGGTGGCGGCCTGGAGATCGCCCTGGCCTGCCACCATCGGGTGGTGCTGAATTCCGACGCCATTCAGCTCGGCCTGCCCGAGGTCACCCTTGGCCTGTTGCCGGGCGGCGGCGGCACCCAGCGCCTGCCCCGGATGATTGGCCTGGAGGCGGCGTTCCCGTTCCTGATGGAAGGCAAGAAAGTGGCCCCCGCCGCCGCCCTGAAAGCCGGCCTGGTGGACGAACTGGCCGACGACACCGACGACATGCTCGCCAAGGCCCGGGCCTTCATCGACGCCAACCCGCAGTGCCAGCAACCCTGGGACAAGAAAGGCTTCAAACTGCCCGGGGGTGCCCCGCACCATCCCGCCATGGCGCAGAAACTGGCCATTGCCCCGGCCATGCTCAAGCAGAAAACCCGAGGCTGCTACCCGGCGCCGGAACGCATCCTGTCGGCCGCCGTGGAAGGCGCGCAGGTGGACTTTGACAGCGGCAGCCTGATTGAGACCCGGTACTTCGCCGAGCTGGTCATCGGCCAAGTGGCCAAGAACATGACCGGCACCTTCTGGTTCCAGCTCAACGCCATCAAGGCCGGCGGCAGCCGACCCAGCGGCGTGGAGCGCGCCCGCTTCGCCAAGGTGGGTGTCCTGGGCGCCGGCATGATGGGCGCGGGCATCGCCTATTCCACGGCAGTCAAAGGCATCGACGTAGTGCTCAAGGACGTGTCCGTGGACAACGCCGAGAAAGGCAAGGCGTACTCGGACAAGCTGCTGGCCAAGAAAGTCAGCCGTGGCCGACTGACCGAAGCCCAGAAGGCCGAGATACTCGACCGGATCAAGACCACCGACAGCGCCGACGATCTGGCCGGCTGTGATCTGGTGATCGAAGCGGTGTTCGAGGACAGCGGCCTGAAGGCCAAGGTCACCCAGGAAGCGGAACCCCAACTGGCGGCCAACGGCATCTTTGCCTCCAACACCTCCACCATCCCGATCACCCAGTTGGCGGAGGCCTCGGCCAAGCCCGACAACTTCATCGGACTGCACTTCTTCTCGCCGGTCGACAAGATGCAGCTGGTGGAAATCATCGTCGGCGCCCAGACCTCGGACGACACCCTGGCCCGCGCCTTCGACTACGTCCAGCAGATCGGCAAGATTCCGATCGTGGTGAACGACAGCCGCGGCTTCTTTACCTCCCGGGTGTTTGGCACCTTCGTCAACGAGGGTGTCGCCATGCTCGCCGAAGGTATCGCACCGGCCAGCATCGAGAACGCCGGGGTCCTGTCGGGCATGCCGGTCGGCCCGCTGGCCATCTCCGACGAGGTCAGCCTGACCCTGATGCAGCACATCCGGGCCCAGAGCAAGAAAGACACCGAAGCCGCCGGCGGCACCTGGGTACCGCACCCGGCGGAGGCCATCATCGACCAGATGGTGGACCAGCAAGGCCGCAAGGGTAAGGCCGCGGGGGCCGGTTTCTATGAGTACCCGGACAATGGCAAGAAGTACCTTTGGCCCGAGCTGGATCGCCTGTTTGTCGACGCCGACAAGGCCCGCTCCATCGCCCTGCAGGAGCTGAAGGACCGCATCCTGTTCGTTCAGGCCATCGAGACCGTGCGCTGTCTGGAAGAGGGAGTGTTGCGCACCGTGGAAGACGCCAACATTGGCAGCATCTTCGGTATCGGCTTCGCGCCCTGGACTGGTGGCGCCATCCAGTTCATCAACCAGTACGGCGTCCGCGCCTTCACCGAGCGGGCCAAAGAGCTGGCCGCAGCCTATGGCGAACGCTTCACTCCGCCCAAGCTGTTGCTGGAGAAAGCCGAAACCAATTCCGTCTTTGCCTGA
- a CDS encoding acetyl-CoA C-acetyltransferase: protein MTTEAYIFDAVRTPRGRGKKDGSLHSVKPITLLTTVLDALQQRNNLDTAQVDDIVMGCVTAVGDQGADIAKTAALAADWDEKVAGVTLNRFCASGLEAVNLAAMKVRSGWEDLVVAGGVEAMSRVPMGSDGGAWAADPATNLHTGFMPQGIGADLIATLEGFSREDVDGFAVKSQQKAANAWQQGYFTKSIVPVTDQNGVVILDRDEHVRGNTTLESLSGLKPSFQMMGDMGFDGVAREKYHYVEKINHVHHAGNSSGIVDGATALLIGSEAKGQALGLKPRARIVATAVTSTDPTIMLTGPAPAARKALEKAGMSVDQIDLFEVNEAFASVVMRFQKELSVPDEKVNVNGGAIAMGHPLGATGAMILGTLLDELERRELRFGLATLCVGGGMGIATIIERV from the coding sequence ATGACCACCGAAGCCTATATCTTCGACGCAGTGCGCACCCCCCGCGGCCGCGGCAAAAAGGACGGCTCGCTGCACAGCGTCAAACCCATCACCCTGCTGACCACCGTGCTCGATGCTCTGCAGCAGAGAAACAACCTGGACACCGCCCAGGTGGACGACATCGTCATGGGGTGCGTGACGGCGGTTGGCGACCAGGGCGCCGACATCGCCAAGACCGCGGCCCTGGCGGCGGACTGGGACGAGAAAGTGGCCGGTGTCACCCTGAACCGGTTCTGTGCGTCGGGCCTGGAAGCGGTCAACCTCGCCGCCATGAAGGTCCGCTCCGGGTGGGAAGACCTGGTGGTGGCCGGCGGCGTGGAAGCCATGTCCCGGGTACCCATGGGCTCCGACGGCGGCGCCTGGGCCGCAGACCCGGCCACCAACCTGCACACCGGCTTCATGCCCCAGGGCATCGGTGCCGACCTGATCGCCACCCTCGAGGGCTTCAGCCGGGAGGACGTCGACGGCTTTGCCGTCAAATCCCAGCAGAAAGCCGCCAATGCCTGGCAGCAGGGCTATTTCACCAAGTCCATCGTGCCGGTCACCGACCAGAACGGGGTGGTGATCCTGGACCGGGACGAGCACGTGCGCGGCAACACCACCCTGGAATCCCTGTCCGGCCTCAAGCCCTCGTTCCAGATGATGGGCGACATGGGGTTTGACGGTGTGGCCCGGGAAAAATACCACTACGTGGAGAAGATCAATCACGTCCACCACGCCGGCAACTCCTCCGGCATCGTCGACGGCGCCACCGCCCTGCTGATCGGCAGTGAGGCCAAGGGCCAGGCTCTGGGCCTCAAGCCCCGGGCGCGCATCGTTGCCACGGCCGTGACCAGCACCGACCCCACCATCATGTTGACCGGCCCGGCCCCAGCGGCGCGCAAGGCGCTGGAAAAAGCCGGCATGAGCGTGGACCAGATCGACCTGTTTGAGGTCAACGAGGCCTTTGCCTCGGTGGTCATGCGGTTCCAGAAGGAACTGTCAGTCCCCGATGAAAAAGTGAACGTCAACGGCGGCGCCATTGCCATGGGCCACCCCCTCGGCGCCACCGGCGCCATGATCCTGGGCACCCTGTTGGACGAACTGGAGCGCCGGGAATTGCGCTTTGGCCTGGCCACCCTGTGCGTGGGTGGCGGCATGGGTATAGCCACCATCATTGAACGCGTCTGA
- the mltF gene encoding membrane-bound lytic murein transglycosylase MltF, with amino-acid sequence MFQLVTKSAPIRLALLASAALTLVGCSRPSTLQEILDENVLHVITREAPSIYYEGRDGATGYDYELAKRFADELGVELRVRVAEDNTEILSVLSRDYAHIGLAGLSEQPGIAGQYKVLPTGIAAQSVVVYHRDQPRPESLTDLTGQTLHLVAESNHEHLIDQEGSDFVRQTHPGLDAAGVLARVESGEFAYAVVSSNELELNHVFYPHVKQAFSLGEPEELAWLFPSEQDDTLVSAARQFLEKLEADGTLAQLAERFYGHLDRLNYVGARTFMHHVENRLPKYQSLFQTYASDFGMDWRLLAAIGYQESHWRPNAVSPTGVRGLMMLTRTTANYIGINNRLDAEESIQGGAKYFRMVHEKIPERIPEPDRTWFALASYNVGYGHLEDARRLTEGAGKNPDRWMDVKEFLPLLAQKEWYTKTRFGFARGHEPVLYVQNIRRYYDVLARLNEPAEPQPGPSDNLASLAPSAQPEAADSESAPQPDLRASLPPELGLIPPTL; translated from the coding sequence ATTTTTCAATTGGTTACTAAATCGGCGCCGATACGCCTGGCGCTGCTGGCGAGCGCGGCCCTGACGCTGGTTGGCTGTTCCCGGCCGAGCACCCTGCAGGAGATTCTCGACGAGAACGTCCTGCACGTGATCACCCGGGAAGCCCCCTCCATTTATTACGAGGGTCGGGATGGCGCGACTGGCTACGACTATGAGCTGGCCAAGCGTTTTGCCGACGAGCTGGGTGTGGAGCTGCGGGTTCGGGTCGCCGAGGACAACACCGAGATCCTGTCGGTGCTGTCCCGGGACTATGCCCACATCGGTCTGGCCGGCCTCTCGGAACAGCCGGGCATCGCCGGACAGTACAAGGTGCTGCCCACCGGCATCGCCGCCCAGTCCGTGGTGGTCTACCACCGGGACCAGCCCCGCCCCGAATCCCTGACCGACCTGACCGGACAAACCCTGCACCTGGTGGCGGAGAGCAACCACGAGCATCTGATCGACCAGGAAGGAAGCGACTTCGTGCGGCAGACGCATCCGGGCCTGGACGCCGCCGGGGTCCTGGCGCGCGTGGAGAGTGGTGAATTTGCCTACGCGGTGGTGTCGTCCAACGAACTGGAGCTGAACCACGTGTTCTATCCCCACGTGAAGCAGGCGTTTTCCCTGGGCGAACCGGAAGAGCTGGCCTGGCTGTTCCCCTCGGAACAGGACGACACCCTGGTCAGCGCGGCCCGGCAGTTCCTGGAAAAACTCGAGGCGGATGGCACCCTGGCGCAACTGGCCGAACGGTTCTACGGCCACCTCGACCGACTGAACTACGTTGGCGCTCGCACCTTCATGCACCATGTCGAGAACCGGCTGCCGAAGTACCAGTCGCTGTTCCAGACTTATGCGTCTGACTTCGGCATGGATTGGCGCCTGCTCGCCGCCATCGGGTACCAGGAATCCCATTGGCGCCCGAACGCGGTGTCGCCCACCGGGGTTCGGGGTCTGATGATGCTGACCCGGACCACCGCCAACTACATCGGCATCAACAATCGCCTGGACGCCGAAGAGAGCATCCAGGGCGGTGCCAAGTACTTCCGGATGGTGCACGAAAAGATTCCGGAGCGGATTCCCGAGCCCGACCGGACCTGGTTTGCCCTGGCCTCCTACAACGTCGGGTACGGCCACCTGGAGGACGCCCGTCGTCTCACCGAAGGCGCCGGCAAGAACCCGGACCGGTGGATGGATGTGAAGGAATTCCTGCCGCTGCTGGCCCAGAAAGAGTGGTACACCAAAACCCGGTTCGGCTTTGCCCGGGGCCACGAGCCGGTGCTCTACGTCCAGAACATACGCCGCTACTACGACGTGCTCGCCCGCCTGAATGAGCCTGCCGAGCCGCAACCGGGACCGTCCGACAATCTGGCGAGCCTGGCCCCGTCAGCCCAGCCCGAAGCCGCCGATTCGGAGTCGGCACCGCAACCGGATCTGAGGGCGAGCCTGCCGCCCGAGCTGGGCTTGATTCCGCCAACCCTCTGA
- a CDS encoding late competence development ComFB family protein, giving the protein MSLRDAIDNFYERLVLDAIDATRQEEDTADYLTDVMCVALNRLPARYYRHSIDMMFYLADEELKAMKEKSLAEVRAARDFVNQHQRH; this is encoded by the coding sequence ATGTCCCTCAGAGATGCCATCGACAACTTTTACGAACGGCTGGTGTTGGATGCGATCGACGCGACCCGGCAGGAAGAGGACACCGCCGATTACCTGACCGACGTCATGTGTGTCGCGCTCAATCGTTTGCCGGCGAGGTACTACCGGCATTCTATCGACATGATGTTTTATCTGGCCGATGAGGAACTGAAGGCCATGAAAGAAAAATCCCTGGCGGAGGTGAGAGCCGCCAGGGATTTCGTCAACCAGCATCAGCGGCACTAG
- a CDS encoding regulatory protein RecX: protein MAKQENPDDQEYKARSTALRLLARREHSRLELSLKLRQRRIEPAIIEAVLDEYEQEGWLDDARFADVYARQRMDLGYGPVRILAELQQRGVHRSPECLSEMGEEDWCQQAISLRAKRYGLTDLSDDWDEKARQARFLTRRGYAAGQVERALEARSEQE from the coding sequence ATGGCAAAACAGGAAAATCCGGACGATCAGGAGTACAAGGCGCGGTCCACGGCACTCAGGCTCCTGGCACGGCGCGAGCACAGCCGGCTGGAGTTGTCGTTGAAATTGCGTCAGCGCCGCATTGAGCCGGCGATAATCGAGGCGGTACTCGACGAGTACGAGCAGGAAGGCTGGCTCGACGACGCGCGCTTTGCCGACGTCTACGCCCGGCAGCGCATGGATCTCGGTTACGGGCCGGTGCGCATTCTGGCCGAGTTGCAGCAGCGTGGCGTCCACCGCAGCCCCGAGTGCCTGTCGGAGATGGGTGAGGAAGACTGGTGCCAGCAGGCCATCTCGCTGCGAGCCAAGCGGTACGGCCTGACCGACCTCAGTGACGACTGGGATGAAAAGGCGCGCCAGGCGCGCTTTCTGACCCGTCGGGGGTACGCCGCCGGCCAGGTGGAGCGGGCGCTGGAGGCCCGCTCGGAGCAGGAGTGA